TGGCGAGCATCAAGTTCGGGCACAGGTTGCCCTCCGAGAAGTGCCGCACGATGCCACAGCCGTCATCCATCGAGGATGGGAAGAGGTGGAAGCGGCCAAAGCTTGCCACGTAGGAGCAGTACGTGTCGCACAAGTCCTCCttcggcagctgcgtcaCACGCTGCACCGGCCCAACGGGACGCCGAGCACCCGACGTCAGCTGCAGACTGAAGCGGCCACCAGTAGTGTATACGAGAACCCCTGACACATCGCCACCCCACGGGAAGATGACCCGGCCGTCATCCACAGCGTGCACCTCGATAGAGACGACGCGCCACGTGCCGTGGAAgctccgctgcgcctcggccATTGAATGAAAGAAGCGCACCGGCTCACGAAGCCTCTGATTGTCAGTGGCGTGCACAGGCGGCGGAAGTGTcagcgagagcgacgaggTGCGCATGTCTCCGTGCACCTGTTGCAGTGAGTGAGAGGCGAGCAACGGTGTGGCGGTTGCGGAGGAAGTGGGCATGGCACTGGTGTCATCCACCAGTTCGGACCCGGCAGGCGCGGCAGTGCGGCTCAGCGGGAAGTTGTCGAAGCATTTCGTGAGTGCCTCTATGGAGGCCCGCGTCATGTTGGTAAGCGGCGGCACTGAGGCCCACTCCGACACAAATTCGCGCTTGAAGTGCCGTACGTCGTTGTCACGCATGTCGCCCGGGATGCAGGGGGCcggcaggcggcgccgccgcaagTTCTCCCAGTCGAGGCCGTGGAAGAAGGGGTGCCGCTTGATCGCGTTCGCGTCCTGCAGTCGCATCGACGGATCTCGAGCAAGCAGAcccgtcagcagcgacgccgcctccgggGAAAAGCCTCTGAACCTTGGCGCCTCCTCGGCTACCCCCGGCTGCGACGCCGAAGCCGCAGTagcgcctgcgccgtcgtcggcagGCAGCACGGGCAGTGCTAGCTCCTTGTGAAGAACGTTGTCGTAGACTTTATTGTTGTTTCGCGCGTGGAACGGGGTTCTGCCAGCCAGCATTTCGTACAGCATCACCCCAAAGCTCCACCAATCCACGGCAGCCGTCTGCACCTGGCCCTGGATCGTCTCCGGCGCCACGTACTCGGGGCTACCGACGAagctgcgccggcggctgcgcgagaaTGCGCGGCGGGCAAGGCCAAAGTCCGTCAAGCAGATGTGCCCATCCGCCGTCAGCACAACATTCTCTGGCTTCAAGTCGCGGTGCACCACATCCTGGCGGTGCAAGCACTCCAGCGCCAGGACAAGCTCTGCCGCGTagatgcgcgccgcctcgggAGAAAGGCGGAGTGTGGGGTAGATGTAGTCGTACAGCTCGCCGCCAGGGAGGTAGTCCAGGACAAAAATGAGGTAGTACTCTGTCTGGAACGCGTAGTGGCAGCGCACAATGTACGGGCTCGGGCGTAGGCTTGTCAGGATAGCCTTTTCCTCCTTCATGTAGGATGTCATGCACCGCCGGTACACGGTCGCCTTGTTCATGATCTTCATGGCGTACACCTTGTGCGTTGCGCGCATCTGGACCTTGAGCACGTTTCCAAACGTGCCCCGCCCAATGACGGTGAGTAGCTGAAAGTCTTGGAAGCCGACAGGTGACGGGGTGCCACTTCGACCGGGTAAGGCGCTTCCGGGCAACGAGAGCGCGGGGTGCGGGATGGGTGATGCGGGGTTGGCCACGCGCTGGTGCACTACCACCGGactgctctcctctccaacgcagctgcgcgcactCATGGCGGGCGATAAGCCCGCCACAGAGGACGACTGCGAGTGACCACCGGATGGCACCGGCAGGCCTTGCTGGGCCGGTGTACTGAGCGTTGACTGCATGCCTCTGTaggcgccgccaccaggAGCGGTGCCACAGCGGTCGAGACGGCGACTGTAGTTCTCCGCACACTGAAGGCAGGCGGGAACCGTGCTGCCGGCTGCCTTTGCGTGCGTAGAGAGCGGTTTTGTGCCCTCCGCCAGGCCACGCACGGGGTCAATGCCACCCGTGGTCGTCGTCAATGCGCGCCCCGGCGACAACGCGCTCTCAAGCAccgtcagctgctgcaggcaaGCAGAGCAGAACTGGACCAGGCAGAAAAAGCACCGGCGCGGGTACAAGAAGGAGGTAAACTCGGCGTTGCACTGCGCGCAGTTCGCCGACGCTGGGGGCAGCCGCTCATCCGAGAAGCTCACCTGCATGGGATCCGCCGCCGTAAACGCAGGCCCACCTACGAGGCTCTGCGCAGACTTCTTCGCCAGCCTCACCTTGTTCGTGCCGACCACATAGTTGGGTCGCCCCTCTGCACCGTTTGCCTCCACGTCATCGTCTGCCTCGTCCACGactgccgcgccggctgTCTGCGTGCCCGTGCATACCTCTCTTGTGGTGAGTGTCTTCGGCAACTCCCTGTTTGTGGCGGAGGTAACGGCGCTGCTGGGTATTGACGATGTTGTCCTGGttgtggcggcagtggcctCCGGGCTTCTCGCCTCCACTTTTCCGTTACCGGTGGCATCCGGAGAACCTGAGGCCTCGGCGGCTCTTGTGTGACTCGCGCAATCAGTTGGGGCCGCAGGGAAAAAGCCGCTCGCCCTGGGAAGCGAGCGTGCTGCATCTGCCGCGATTCCTGACACAACCGTCGCCACCCTTTCAGCAGCGTGGAGACACTGCTTCGGTTGACGGGACTgcgtctcctgcagctcgcgAAGAATCGCTTCATCGTCGCCTTCGGCATTCACAAAgtccgtgcgcgtgctgaTCAGCCCCAGAAGCGGCTGAATGCCAGTGAGCTTCAGCTGCGTGGGCACCTCGCCATCGTGCAGAAAGTCGTAGAGCTGGGTGCGAGCCACGTAGAAGAGATTCCTCggcacgagcagctgctgaagatAAATCTCTAggtagcggcgccgctgctcgacCAGCTCCGGGCTCTGGTTCGTCACATCCATCCAGTGGCTACCCGGAAGTACCGGCACGACACCGTAGGCCCCGTGGTTTGACCCgtgccggctgctgcaggtcTGCTTAAGATCGTGGTCGAGCGCCTTGAACTGCTGATACCGCCGATAGACGCGCCAGGCGTCGTGaccgcgcacgcactcgaTAACGTACTCCACGTAACTCTCCTTGACGCGGTAGTGGGTGATAACTACGGAGGTGATGGAGtactgctgcgccagcaggaCGAGCGCATTGGCGTCTTTCTCTGGGTCCAGCGGGTACTGCCGTGCCGCGTGCAGGTGCCCGAGCAGACGCTCCTCGCCTTCAAAGACGCGGCGATCACCACCGTGGGCCAcaggcgatgcagcgctgccgttcGGGTGCGGCGGGGCAGTagttgccgctgcctccctcaGGGTGAGGGGGCTCGGGCCTGCGTTGTCGTTACGCAATTCGTTTGCtcctgccggcgccgctgtggtgccgCTTTCGCCGCTTGCATGACGACCTGAAGTTGCTGGTACGCTGCGCGCGGtgtagcggcggcggaagagaCTGTAGAACATCTCAAGCTGAGCCAAGCGGCCTTCGAAACGGCACAAGATCGCGCACGCGGGTGTTTCTAGCGAGccgccaaaaaaaaagaaatacaggcagagggagagcagcTCCACGAAGACGAATCGCCCAggctcagcggcggcagaacGGTGGGACAgagaggcaggcaggcaggcaggcagatAAACTCAGCATACAAAAGAGAGATGTATATAAGCAGCGccaacaagaaaaaaaataacGAAGCGCTGCTATGGGAGACAGACCAGAACAAACAAGGAGGTTGCCCTGAACGGGCGATGTTGGAGAAGGATGTGCGTGATGGCGTGTGCACCGAATGCCCACTGCTGCCGAGGTGCCTCCTctttgtgcgtgcgtgcgtgcgtgttgctCTGTTCTCCCGCTTGCACAGACGGCTGTATATAcatgtgtctgtctgtctgtgtgcaggtgtgcgcaGGTGCCGTCACAGTACCCTGCACTGTTGATGCGTGGTGTGCGCGTGACGCGCCAGCGCCGAGACCGACAGAGAAGCGGAACcgcaagaaaaaagaggTCGAAAGGGAGACCGAAAAAACGGGGAAGACGCGGGAGGGTAAAGCAAGTGTGAAAAACGTTGGATGACGGAGCGCATGGCACTCCCATCAGCGGTGAATGGTGTGCAGCGCAGTGCCGTGccgtgctgtgctgtgctgtcgCGGTTGTTTTTTCTCGCTGTAGAACGACACGGAATGGAACGATCGGTAAGAGcggaagaggcagagagggagagataaAGGGACGGACAGGAGAACACGGAGAGTCGCCCACATGTACGCGCACGCCTTCGGGAAGTAGCGGAGGAGACGAagtgcacacgcagcacaACGCGCAAAGCATAatgcgggtggtggtgcgatCGGGCGGAGAAAgtgagagagcgcgcgcggtgCTCGGAtcactcctccctcctcttccccccccccccctcaccaccaccaccaccaccgcgcggTGGCAGTTGTTCGAGGAGCGTAGAGAGACCAGAAGAAGCAGAATGAAGTCAAAGGCAcccaaaaagaaaagaaaaaaatgtcTGAGAATGCGCCAGTGCGACCAAGCACACGCCCGTCCGCAGAACTGGAGGgaaaggggcggcggggaggaggaggaggaggaggggggggtgcagcGTCGGCATAGGAAGCGGTCGCACATGGAAAATCATCATCATGAGAGCTGACAACGAACATAGAGCCAGAGGAGATGCAAGATAACTGCGGCacgagcagcggtgcgcagcaTCGATGAGGCGCAAAGGTATGAACAATAAACGAACACAAACAGCGCGCGCGTAGTGTgtcgtgcttgtgtgtgtgtgtgtgcatgcgtcgCCTCTCAGTCGCAGCTACAGAGATGCAAGAGCCCGGCTGAGCACGCGTCAGAGGCACCACAGCACTaccaccgcagctgcggggCCAAGAACAGATGTAAAGAAGTGCAGGAGGAAAGACGATAGACCATGCACGAGCCTTCTCGTCGCCTTGCTTGCACGCAGCCCCACAGAAAACGACAAAGAACAAAGGACACAGGATCGACGGAGGCAAGTGGCAGCTGGTGAGCTGCCACCCCCCCCTTGCTCTGCGCGTAGGGTTTGGGGAG
Above is a window of Leishmania mexicana MHOM/GT/2001/U1103 complete genome, chromosome 28 DNA encoding:
- a CDS encoding zinc finger protein kinase-like; the encoded protein is MFYSLFRRRYTARSVPATSGRHASGESGTTAAPAGANELRNDNAGPSPLTLREAAATTAPPHPNGSAASPVAHGGDRRVFEGEERLLGHLHAARQYPLDPEKDANALVLLAQQYSITSVVITHYRVKESYVEYVIECVRGHDAWRVYRRYQQFKALDHDLKQTCSSRHGSNHGAYGVVPVLPGSHWMDVTNQSPELVEQRRRYLEIYLQQLLVPRNLFYVARTQLYDFLHDGEVPTQLKLTGIQPLLGLISTRTDFVNAEGDDEAILRELQETQSRQPKQCLHAAERVATVVSGIAADAARSLPRASGFFPAAPTDCASHTRAAEASGSPDATGNGKVEARSPEATAATTRTTSSIPSSAVTSATNRELPKTLTTREVCTGTQTAGAAVVDEADDDVEANGAEGRPNYVVGTNKVRLAKKSAQSLVGGPAFTAADPMQVSFSDERLPPASANCAQCNAEFTSFLYPRRCFFCLVQFCSACLQQLTVLESALSPGRALTTTTGGIDPVRGLAEGTKPLSTHAKAAGSTVPACLQCAENYSRRLDRCGTAPGGGAYRGMQSTLSTPAQQGLPVPSGGHSQSSSVAGLSPAMSARSCVGEESSPVVVHQRVANPASPIPHPALSLPGSALPGRSGTPSPVGFQDFQLLTVIGRGTFGNVLKVQMRATHKVYAMKIMNKATVYRRCMTSYMKEEKAILTSLRPSPYIVRCHYAFQTEYYLIFVLDYLPGGELYDYIYPTLRLSPEAARIYAAELVLALECLHRQDVVHRDLKPENVVLTADGHICLTDFGLARRAFSRSRRRSFVGSPEYVAPETIQGQVQTAAVDWWSFGVMLYEMLAGRTPFHARNNNKVYDNVLHKELALPVLPADDGAGATAASASQPGVAEEAPRFRGFSPEAASLLTGLLARDPSMRLQDANAIKRHPFFHGLDWENLRRRRLPAPCIPGDMRDNDVRHFKREFVSEWASVPPLTNMTRASIEALTKCFDNFPLSRTAAPAGSELVDDTSAMPTSSATATPLLASHSLQQVHGDMRTSSLSLTLPPPVHATDNQRLREPVRFFHSMAEAQRSFHGTWRVVSIEVHAVDDGRVIFPWGGDVSGVLVYTTGGRFSLQLTSGARRPVGPVQRVTQLPKEDLCDTYCSYVASFGRFHLFPSSMDDGCGIVRHFSEGNLCPNLMLANTVFQYRMHTEPLDPLATEGEPESKGSEKNAGTASSGAAVPSGRRASTADAEGDSGGGATGNRRHVSEAGSLGGLEDEEGEARRSSDKAAIVGDAGHRHDRDAAAATTQSPRSPPSLERRVVLRLSTRPQRALEQDFLAFTSLAFEKVS